From Pontibacillus halophilus JSM 076056 = DSM 19796, one genomic window encodes:
- a CDS encoding amino acid ABC transporter ATP-binding protein, with translation MLSVKDLHIQFGNLKVLKGVDLNVDKGKVVVIIGPSGSGKTTLLRCLNVLETPNRGVLTINDQTLDFTETITKKDIRSLRRLTGMVFQTYNLFPHFTALQNVTEGPITVQKRKKEEAQKKASELLQKVGLGDKEQYYPFQLSGGQEQRVGIARALAMDPEVILFDEPTSALDPELVGEVLQVMKDLAREGMTMVVVTHEMNFAKEVADEVLFMDGGHVIERGTPSDIFEHPQHERTKQFLNLLNE, from the coding sequence ATGCTATCTGTTAAAGATTTACACATTCAGTTTGGAAATCTAAAGGTGCTAAAGGGTGTGGACTTGAACGTTGATAAAGGGAAAGTCGTTGTGATCATAGGCCCATCTGGTTCAGGGAAAACAACCCTTCTTCGTTGTTTAAACGTTCTTGAAACACCTAATCGAGGGGTATTGACTATTAACGACCAAACCTTAGATTTCACTGAGACCATTACTAAGAAGGACATTCGTTCCTTGCGCCGCCTAACCGGTATGGTCTTTCAAACGTACAATCTGTTTCCTCACTTTACTGCCTTACAGAATGTGACGGAAGGACCGATTACCGTCCAAAAACGGAAGAAAGAAGAGGCGCAGAAGAAAGCTTCTGAACTTCTTCAGAAAGTTGGCTTAGGAGATAAAGAACAGTACTACCCATTTCAACTTTCTGGTGGACAAGAACAGCGCGTCGGAATTGCAAGAGCACTTGCCATGGACCCAGAAGTGATCCTATTTGACGAGCCCACTTCTGCGCTTGACCCTGAGTTAGTAGGAGAAGTTCTGCAAGTCATGAAAGACCTGGCACGTGAAGGGATGACGATGGTTGTAGTGACCCACGAAATGAATTTCGCTAAAGAAGTGGCAGACGAGGTTCTGTTCATGGACGGCGGACACGTCATTGAAAGAGGTACGCCTTCTGACATCTTTGAACACCCTCAACACGAACGGACGAAGCAATTCTTAAACTTATTGAACGAATAA
- a CDS encoding amino acid ABC transporter permease: MSLLNNILIGSVPATGFERYVDIAQSSFWPLVKGALTYTIPMTLIAFVIGLILAVTTALFRLSGNKLLSGIARVYISIIRGTPLLVQLFIIFFGFGSIGWKIDPFPAAVIGFSLNTGAYASEIIRASIQSIPKGQWEASSSIGMTYGQALKRVILPQAARVSIPPLSNSFISLVKDTSLASTILVTEMFRKSQEIVANTYEPLLLYTEAAFIYWVICFVLSLGQDQVENRLNRYVKT; the protein is encoded by the coding sequence ATGTCTCTTCTAAATAATATATTGATTGGTTCTGTGCCAGCAACAGGCTTTGAACGATATGTAGATATTGCTCAAAGCTCGTTCTGGCCTTTAGTAAAAGGAGCTCTAACATACACGATTCCAATGACCCTCATTGCTTTTGTCATTGGTTTAATTCTTGCGGTTACAACTGCCTTATTCCGGTTATCCGGAAACAAGCTTCTAAGCGGCATTGCCCGTGTGTACATCTCGATTATTCGAGGTACGCCATTGCTTGTACAACTCTTTATTATATTCTTTGGTTTCGGTTCAATTGGTTGGAAGATAGACCCTTTCCCAGCAGCGGTTATTGGGTTCTCATTAAATACGGGGGCGTATGCATCTGAAATCATACGTGCTTCCATTCAATCCATCCCGAAAGGACAATGGGAAGCTTCATCTTCTATTGGGATGACATATGGGCAGGCATTAAAGCGAGTAATCCTGCCACAAGCTGCTCGCGTTTCAATTCCGCCATTGTCAAACTCATTTATTAGTCTTGTGAAAGATACGTCTCTCGCTTCTACAATTCTTGTTACGGAGATGTTTCGTAAGTCTCAAGAGATTGTAGCGAACACCTACGAACCATTGCTTCTTTATACAGAAGCAGCCTTTATATATTGGGTGATTTGTTTTGTTCTTTCTCTAGGACAGGACCAGGTCGAAAATCGCCTAAACCGATATGTGAAAACGTAA
- a CDS encoding amino acid ABC transporter substrate-binding protein translates to MKRLTISFISALLLVVLAACGSGNESSEGSSDSASLYDEIKEKGVLTVGTEGTYPPYTFHGENDELTGYDVEVTREVAKRLDLEVEFNETKWDSMFAGLNTERFDMIANQVGIKPDRKEKYDFSTPYTYTSAVLVVGKDNTSINTFEDLEGKKAAQSLTSNYGDIAKEYGADIVGVEGFNPAMQLIETGRAEATVNDRLSVLDFLNQKGEGVKAKIVDRQEDASENAFAFRKGNEELVEAVNGALEEMKEDGTLAEISNKWFGEDVSSK, encoded by the coding sequence ATGAAACGATTAACAATCTCGTTTATAAGCGCACTTCTGCTCGTTGTACTAGCTGCATGTGGCAGTGGAAATGAGAGCAGCGAAGGCTCTAGCGATAGCGCAAGCTTATACGATGAAATCAAAGAAAAAGGCGTTCTAACAGTTGGAACAGAAGGTACTTATCCGCCATATACATTCCACGGTGAAAATGATGAACTTACAGGTTACGATGTAGAGGTTACGCGTGAAGTTGCGAAGCGTCTAGATCTTGAAGTAGAGTTCAATGAAACTAAATGGGATTCCATGTTTGCTGGTTTAAATACAGAACGATTTGACATGATCGCCAACCAAGTCGGAATTAAACCAGACCGTAAAGAGAAATATGACTTCTCTACACCATATACGTATACTTCTGCCGTGCTAGTGGTAGGTAAAGATAACACGAGCATCAATACATTTGAGGACCTTGAAGGTAAGAAAGCAGCACAATCGCTTACAAGTAACTATGGAGATATTGCTAAAGAATACGGTGCTGACATTGTAGGTGTTGAAGGATTTAACCCTGCGATGCAACTAATTGAAACAGGCCGCGCTGAAGCAACTGTCAATGACCGTCTTTCTGTACTCGACTTCCTTAACCAAAAAGGGGAAGGTGTAAAAGCCAAAATTGTAGACCGTCAAGAGGATGCATCTGAGAATGCATTTGCATTTAGAAAAGGCAATGAGGAGCTAGTAGAAGCTGTAAACGGAGCCCTTGAAGAAATGAAAGAAGATGGCACGTTAGCAGAAATATCGAACAAGTGGTTTGGTGAAGATGTCTCTTCTAAATAA
- a CDS encoding GNAT family N-acetyltransferase, which translates to MIREATHEDLAAILEIYNHAIIHTTAVYSYHPQTLEERKAWFRSKQQFNWPVFVEDIEGVVAGFATYGPFRDWPAYQYTVEHSIYVHPEYRGRKIGKRLLHSVLQDAKGRGMKTMVAGIDATNDASIRLHSQLGFQHNGTIRKAGFKFDRWLDLAFMQYIYEDDEGSLL; encoded by the coding sequence ATGATCAGGGAAGCGACACATGAAGACCTTGCTGCTATATTAGAAATTTACAATCATGCCATCATACATACAACGGCGGTATACAGTTATCACCCTCAAACGTTAGAAGAGCGAAAGGCTTGGTTCCGTTCAAAGCAACAATTCAACTGGCCTGTTTTCGTGGAAGATATCGAAGGGGTTGTAGCGGGATTTGCAACGTATGGTCCTTTCCGCGATTGGCCTGCGTACCAATATACGGTGGAACATTCCATATACGTTCATCCTGAATACCGAGGGCGTAAGATTGGAAAGCGGCTCCTTCACTCTGTACTTCAAGACGCGAAAGGCCGCGGTATGAAGACGATGGTAGCTGGAATCGATGCCACTAATGATGCTAGTATTCGCCTTCATTCGCAACTTGGCTTTCAACACAATGGCACAATTCGTAAAGCTGGATTTAAATTTGACCGCTGGCTTGATTTAGCATTTATGCAATACATATATGAAGACGATGAAGGCTCTCTATTATAG
- a CDS encoding IclR family transcriptional regulator → MSQYEVSTLKKGLLILDALMEHGEMTMSEVMHHMKLNKTTAFRMLYTLEHMGYIHKKGHSYQVSTKLGTYKQSHQLLVDWSSVPPLYELSHELGETMYIGILDGTDVVTTQVVDGTHAMRIHSQVGDRDPAHGSALGKAIVAFFDERKQRNYLQQLKWEKRTENTFDDEQLFLYHLKAIRNQGFAVDDEETEIGLRCIAAPIYHNGEVVAAVALSGPASRIPKQQDTYHSKKIRACSAQISTLL, encoded by the coding sequence ATGAGTCAATATGAAGTTTCAACGTTGAAAAAAGGTTTACTCATCCTCGACGCGCTAATGGAGCACGGTGAGATGACGATGAGCGAAGTGATGCATCACATGAAGTTAAATAAAACGACGGCGTTTCGCATGCTCTACACCCTGGAGCATATGGGTTACATCCATAAGAAAGGCCATTCGTATCAGGTCTCAACGAAGCTTGGGACATATAAGCAGTCACACCAATTACTTGTAGATTGGTCGTCTGTTCCGCCGTTATACGAGCTCAGTCATGAGCTTGGTGAGACGATGTATATCGGAATCTTAGACGGAACAGATGTTGTGACAACTCAGGTCGTTGATGGGACGCATGCCATGCGGATTCATTCTCAAGTAGGAGATCGAGACCCAGCGCATGGCAGCGCCCTCGGAAAAGCCATTGTTGCTTTCTTTGACGAGCGTAAGCAACGAAATTATTTGCAACAGCTCAAATGGGAGAAGCGTACCGAGAATACGTTCGACGATGAGCAACTGTTCTTGTATCACTTAAAGGCAATCCGTAACCAAGGGTTTGCTGTAGATGATGAAGAGACAGAAATAGGATTACGATGCATTGCCGCTCCAATTTACCATAATGGTGAAGTTGTAGCAGCCGTTGCACTATCCGGTCCAGCAAGTCGAATCCCAAAGCAACAAGACACGTATCACAGTAAGAAAATTAGAGCCTGTAGCGCTCAGATTTCAACATTATTGTAG
- a CDS encoding MFS transporter produces the protein MNNLSSKAIIGLLSLAISAFAIGTTEFVIVGLLQTVAVDLDITVTKAGSLISGYAAAIAIGTPIVTTMTGKLPKKGLLLTFMSIFIIGNILSGLSTTYELLMISRIITAVAHGVFFAIAATVAAELVPKDKQASAISIMFTGLTVATIIGVPFGTFIGQAVGWRATFYSVAALGLIGLLANIWAVDRIKRPAESPTLGDVGRLIANPRIVLALLMTAFGFGGTFALFTYLSPILENVSGFSESAISWMLLLYGVAVAIGNIVGGKISNNHPVKALRYVFFIQIFVLLLQMVLLPSQALSYLSVFILGLFAFMLTPGVQSYILMLAEKLVPKAKEVASAMNIAAFNIGIAGGSAIGGFVVDYMDYMDTAWIGAIMVVVALLLAVINYRLDKKQNLF, from the coding sequence ATGAACAACTTATCATCTAAAGCCATCATTGGCCTTCTATCATTAGCCATAAGTGCCTTCGCCATCGGGACGACGGAATTCGTGATTGTCGGACTCCTTCAAACCGTTGCAGTGGACCTCGACATTACCGTAACGAAAGCAGGGTCACTTATCTCCGGCTACGCCGCAGCGATTGCCATTGGGACGCCCATTGTCACAACGATGACAGGAAAGCTTCCTAAAAAAGGGTTACTTCTTACGTTTATGTCCATTTTCATTATCGGAAACATCCTATCTGGACTTTCCACAACGTATGAACTGCTCATGATTTCAAGAATTATTACGGCAGTTGCACATGGCGTATTCTTTGCGATTGCAGCAACAGTTGCAGCAGAGCTTGTACCAAAGGATAAACAAGCATCAGCCATTTCAATTATGTTCACTGGACTAACCGTAGCGACGATTATTGGTGTGCCATTTGGTACCTTTATCGGACAAGCTGTTGGTTGGAGAGCTACGTTCTATTCCGTAGCCGCCCTTGGACTGATTGGGTTACTTGCGAACATATGGGCAGTCGATCGGATTAAACGACCTGCTGAATCCCCTACTCTTGGTGATGTCGGTAGACTTATTGCGAATCCAAGGATTGTACTTGCACTCCTTATGACTGCATTCGGTTTCGGTGGGACGTTCGCATTATTCACCTATCTGTCCCCGATTCTTGAGAACGTAAGCGGATTTTCTGAGAGCGCAATCTCTTGGATGCTATTGCTTTACGGAGTTGCCGTTGCCATCGGGAACATCGTAGGTGGCAAGATTAGTAACAACCATCCCGTTAAGGCGCTACGCTATGTATTCTTTATTCAAATCTTTGTGTTGTTGCTACAAATGGTACTCTTACCTAGCCAAGCATTAAGTTATCTATCCGTCTTCATCCTTGGATTGTTTGCCTTTATGCTAACTCCCGGCGTACAGTCCTACATTCTCATGCTGGCTGAGAAGCTTGTACCAAAGGCTAAAGAAGTAGCATCAGCGATGAATATCGCTGCGTTTAACATCGGGATTGCCGGAGGTTCCGCCATTGGTGGATTTGTCGTGGATTATATGGATTACATGGATACAGCCTGGATTGGAGCGATTATGGTCGTGGTTGCCCTATTACTCGCCGTAATCAACTATCGACTCGACAAGAAACAAAATTTATTCTAA
- a CDS encoding heme-binding protein, with translation MNTEQLLQLEEELVFNQFTNEDALQLGIELINYAKENGKSVAVHVEKNHLPLFTHLMDGTSEENIKWLYRKKNVVDHYNHSTQFIAARFEEMGTTHNESSLLPVNDYQAVGGSLPINIKGVGNIGSVTVAGLTPQMDHDYCVAGVKRFLGTGE, from the coding sequence ATGAATACAGAACAACTTCTACAACTTGAAGAGGAACTTGTCTTTAACCAATTCACAAATGAAGATGCTTTGCAACTTGGGATAGAACTGATTAATTATGCGAAAGAGAACGGAAAGTCCGTTGCAGTACACGTTGAGAAGAACCATCTTCCGTTATTCACTCACCTTATGGACGGCACATCAGAAGAGAATATCAAGTGGTTATATCGTAAGAAAAATGTAGTGGATCATTACAACCACAGCACTCAATTTATCGCGGCTCGCTTTGAAGAGATGGGTACGACGCACAATGAGAGCTCCCTACTTCCTGTTAATGATTATCAAGCTGTTGGTGGCTCCCTTCCTATTAATATTAAAGGTGTTGGAAATATTGGCTCTGTAACAGTTGCCGGTCTGACCCCTCAGATGGACCACGATTATTGTGTTGCAGGCGTTAAACGCTTCTTAGGTACGGGCGAATAA
- a CDS encoding M14 family metallopeptidase, translating to MVILTKAWKVVVSGIMVGSTLLAAPIQDAHAANGPNYQGNETIKNERLHSYEEMVNFLEQVEQRSQHMELEVYGQSVKERDLYLAKFIQDESNPTILFLTQQHGNETLTTEAALNVIKKLSSNGKPVREILDNVNVLIAPRLNVDGAEGDVNFSLEDYVSGTHTRYNANGVDLNRDHIDREQPETKALHENILQVYKPDYMIDLHHQGTQVTLGEDGPLVSGSILYPTNDQVPEDVLQGSKQLGSVLYGAIEAKGYGILSKYPGGTANTISRNGLANEYGISTLLFEMRGMADHYREDYVLGQKSNGKLIQQGVTGMMAVLESIADDSIYEADVSFWDDLTESYYQGE from the coding sequence ATGGTTATTTTGACAAAAGCTTGGAAAGTAGTCGTATCAGGGATTATGGTGGGGTCCACTCTATTGGCTGCCCCTATACAAGATGCTCATGCTGCAAATGGACCAAACTATCAGGGAAATGAAACCATTAAGAATGAACGTCTTCACTCTTATGAGGAGATGGTCAACTTCCTTGAACAGGTTGAACAACGCTCTCAACACATGGAGCTTGAAGTATATGGTCAATCCGTCAAAGAACGTGATTTATACTTAGCAAAGTTCATCCAAGATGAATCTAACCCTACGATTCTATTTCTAACTCAGCAACACGGGAATGAAACACTTACAACAGAAGCTGCTTTGAACGTCATTAAAAAGTTGAGTTCAAATGGCAAACCTGTACGAGAAATCTTAGACAACGTTAACGTGCTGATTGCCCCTCGCCTCAATGTCGATGGAGCTGAAGGCGATGTCAACTTCTCATTAGAAGACTACGTATCGGGTACACATACTAGATATAACGCAAATGGAGTAGATTTGAATCGTGACCACATTGACCGTGAGCAACCTGAAACGAAGGCGTTACACGAGAATATTCTTCAAGTCTACAAACCTGATTACATGATTGACCTACACCACCAAGGGACACAGGTTACATTAGGTGAAGATGGACCGCTCGTATCTGGATCTATCCTTTACCCAACGAATGACCAAGTCCCTGAAGATGTGTTGCAAGGTTCCAAGCAACTCGGTTCTGTCTTATATGGAGCTATTGAAGCTAAAGGGTATGGAATCCTATCTAAATATCCTGGTGGCACCGCGAACACCATTTCACGAAATGGATTAGCAAATGAATACGGCATCTCCACCCTCTTGTTTGAAATGAGAGGAATGGCAGACCATTATAGAGAAGACTATGTGTTAGGTCAGAAGAGCAACGGCAAGCTTATTCAACAAGGAGTTACAGGCATGATGGCTGTACTAGAATCCATTGCGGATGACAGCATTTATGAAGCAGATGTTTCATTCTGGGATGATTTGACGGAAAGTTATTATCAAGGAGAGTAA
- a CDS encoding SRPBCC family protein, giving the protein MDRSKEWVEKYLKEEIGVGDLTYDYTIYINKETDVVWDAITTGESTQYYFFGRKVQSDWEIGSSIKYVKKDGSTDIEGEIVELEPSKRLEITWSSPESDDPPTRVIFTLQPYAEATKLIVIHKDLQPHYFVDRDDTFEGVNNGWPAILSNLKSYLETGQPMGDMMNVD; this is encoded by the coding sequence ATGGATAGAAGTAAAGAGTGGGTTGAAAAGTATTTAAAGGAGGAGATTGGAGTGGGGGATTTAACTTATGATTACACGATTTACATAAATAAAGAAACGGATGTCGTGTGGGATGCAATCACTACTGGAGAGAGTACTCAATATTATTTCTTTGGCAGAAAGGTGCAATCCGATTGGGAGATTGGTTCTTCCATTAAATATGTTAAGAAAGATGGTTCGACCGACATAGAGGGGGAGATTGTGGAGCTTGAACCTTCGAAACGATTAGAAATTACTTGGTCATCACCGGAAAGTGACGATCCACCAACAAGAGTTATCTTTACTTTGCAGCCTTATGCTGAGGCGACTAAGTTGATTGTGATTCATAAAGACTTACAACCGCATTACTTTGTCGACCGAGATGATACGTTTGAAGGGGTCAACAATGGATGGCCGGCAATCTTAAGCAATTTAAAGAGCTATCTTGAGACGGGGCAGCCAATGGGAGATATGATGAATGTGGATTAA
- a CDS encoding VOC family protein yields the protein MIKGLYEAHLPVKDRKKALAFYEGLGLPLAFEGHRVTFVWIEKGKSWLGLWDSDEVNLPYHPSIRHIAFQVDKDDLRRSQEWLDELGIEVKTTFGVSPEDQPLVLSNLPHGHGAIYFDDPDGNSLELIPPLELDTYEEREIIPFEEWDRATQRGNG from the coding sequence ATGATTAAAGGATTATATGAAGCTCATTTACCTGTAAAGGATCGAAAAAAAGCGCTTGCTTTTTATGAAGGGTTAGGATTACCACTAGCTTTTGAAGGGCATCGAGTGACATTCGTTTGGATAGAGAAAGGAAAGAGTTGGCTCGGTTTATGGGATTCTGATGAAGTCAACTTACCCTATCATCCTTCCATTCGACATATCGCCTTCCAAGTCGATAAAGATGATTTACGCCGCTCACAAGAATGGCTTGACGAACTTGGTATAGAAGTAAAAACTACGTTCGGCGTTTCACCAGAAGACCAACCTCTCGTCCTATCCAATTTACCACATGGACATGGTGCAATTTATTTCGATGACCCAGACGGCAACTCATTAGAACTCATTCCCCCTCTAGAACTAGACACATATGAAGAAAGAGAGATTATCCCATTTGAGGAATGGGACAGAGCAACACAAAGGGGGAATGGTTGA
- a CDS encoding DJ-1/PfpI family protein: protein MRALCLLYDGYIEWEISPLTYMLQVTDVDVDTTGVQKEVKNCGGFRVQTDYLLHECDADAYDLLLIPGGEPDSLYSEASLTTLIQHFHDQRKTIAAICGGTLLLGASAIMENHTYSTSVEPEDLVGILEPAHRSLADVTVSDGIITAEGNAYIEFAVAVMKHLNLFKDREDELETVLFFKNQLRG from the coding sequence ATGAGAGCATTGTGCTTACTATACGACGGTTACATAGAGTGGGAGATTAGCCCACTCACTTATATGCTACAAGTAACAGACGTAGACGTTGATACAACTGGAGTACAGAAGGAAGTTAAGAATTGTGGAGGATTTCGTGTTCAGACTGATTATCTCCTTCATGAATGTGATGCAGATGCTTATGATTTATTGCTTATACCAGGAGGCGAGCCTGATTCGCTTTATTCCGAAGCATCTTTAACGACGCTCATTCAACATTTCCATGATCAGAGAAAGACGATTGCAGCCATTTGTGGCGGCACCTTGTTATTGGGTGCAAGTGCTATCATGGAGAATCATACATATTCCACCTCTGTTGAACCGGAAGACCTCGTTGGAATTTTGGAACCAGCTCATAGAAGTCTTGCGGATGTTACCGTGTCAGATGGCATCATCACAGCAGAAGGAAATGCCTATATTGAATTTGCAGTCGCTGTAATGAAGCACTTGAATTTGTTTAAAGACCGCGAAGATGAACTAGAGACCGTTTTATTCTTTAAGAACCAGCTTCGGGGGTAG
- a CDS encoding response regulator transcription factor: MFRLLLVEDDHSLFTEVQERLSQWNYEVHGVQDFHDVMTDFTTVNPDLVIIDIQLPKFDGFHWCRLIREHSNVPILFLSSRDHPTDMVMSMNLGADDYIQKPFHFEVLVAKVQAVLRRAYNYTQDTNEIKSWAGATIDWDRNRVSNEYGSIELTKNEIFILQLLVEQKNKIVSRDSLIRRLWEDERFVSDNTLTVNVNRLRKKLGDLKLGEQLQTKVGQGYVLVEGSNV, encoded by the coding sequence TTGTTTAGGTTATTGTTGGTTGAGGATGATCATTCTTTGTTTACAGAGGTGCAGGAGAGGTTGTCACAATGGAACTATGAGGTGCATGGGGTTCAGGATTTCCATGATGTGATGACGGACTTTACCACCGTCAATCCGGATCTTGTCATTATTGATATACAGTTGCCAAAGTTCGATGGGTTTCACTGGTGTCGACTAATTCGGGAGCATTCGAACGTGCCAATTCTCTTCCTTTCTTCAAGAGACCATCCGACAGATATGGTCATGTCTATGAACCTTGGGGCAGATGATTATATTCAGAAGCCTTTTCATTTTGAGGTGCTCGTGGCAAAGGTGCAAGCGGTTCTTCGAAGAGCGTACAACTACACGCAGGATACAAATGAGATTAAATCGTGGGCCGGTGCTACGATTGACTGGGATCGAAACCGCGTATCGAACGAATACGGTTCGATTGAGCTTACAAAGAATGAGATATTCATCCTCCAACTCCTTGTAGAACAGAAGAACAAAATTGTCAGTCGTGATTCCTTGATTAGAAGGTTATGGGAAGATGAGCGGTTCGTAAGTGACAATACACTTACTGTCAATGTAAATCGGTTGAGAAAGAAACTGGGGGACCTGAAGTTAGGCGAGCAGCTTCAGACAAAGGTCGGACAAGGTTATGTCTTAGTAGAGGGTTCGAACGTATGA
- a CDS encoding sensor histidine kinase, with translation MIATFLRERLSWILLLVSFQLLAILLAFVDSTVPITSVLYYVLLTSTLFLLFLVIRYINEMQFYKKLSIRNHDFDIGTIPKGESPLEELVEEHLTTQVEQLRHEAFRHQQQLEEEQDELVAWIHEVKTPLSAIRLIMDKVNHEETQSQLYYEWLRIHHLLDQQLYQKRLPFMQNDLYMEKVSLRELVVTELRSLQSWCMQKGIGFELQLHGQHVLSDAKWLAFILRQLLTNAIKYSQNQDIHLTSYEKDGQIALSISDKGRGIEKQDLPRIFDKGFTSTSVHNDRSSTGMGLYLAKRIADNLRIRVTVNSIYGEGSTFTLFFPNQNDIDHVRSM, from the coding sequence ATGATTGCTACTTTTCTAAGAGAACGTCTAAGTTGGATTCTTCTACTAGTGTCCTTTCAATTGCTGGCTATCCTCCTAGCTTTTGTCGACAGCACTGTCCCAATCACAAGTGTGCTTTACTATGTACTGCTCACAAGCACCTTGTTTCTTCTATTTCTTGTCATTCGATACATAAACGAAATGCAATTCTACAAGAAATTAAGTATACGTAACCACGATTTCGATATTGGAACAATCCCAAAGGGTGAAAGTCCCCTTGAAGAGCTTGTCGAGGAACATTTGACTACGCAAGTGGAACAATTGCGACATGAAGCGTTTCGTCATCAACAGCAACTTGAAGAAGAGCAGGATGAACTCGTAGCGTGGATTCATGAAGTGAAAACTCCCTTGTCCGCAATTCGACTCATTATGGATAAAGTGAATCACGAAGAAACACAATCACAGCTGTATTATGAATGGCTTCGAATCCATCACTTACTCGACCAACAGCTCTATCAGAAGCGGCTCCCCTTTATGCAAAATGATTTGTATATGGAGAAAGTTTCGCTTCGGGAGTTGGTTGTGACTGAACTGCGCTCCCTCCAATCCTGGTGTATGCAGAAAGGGATTGGATTTGAGCTTCAACTACATGGACAACATGTGTTGAGTGATGCAAAGTGGCTTGCCTTTATTCTAAGACAACTCCTCACCAATGCGATTAAATACAGTCAGAATCAAGACATTCACCTTACGTCTTATGAGAAAGATGGTCAAATTGCGCTTTCTATTTCGGACAAAGGGCGCGGTATCGAGAAGCAAGACCTCCCTCGTATCTTTGACAAAGGGTTTACCTCCACATCTGTACACAATGACCGCTCTTCCACGGGCATGGGGCTCTATTTAGCGAAGCGAATTGCGGACAATCTAAGGATTCGTGTAACCGTAAATTCCATTTATGGGGAAGGGTCTACCTTCACACTCTTCTTCCCGAATCAGAATGACATAGACCATGTTCGAAGCATGTGA
- a CDS encoding ABC transporter ATP-binding protein codes for MSILQAQKLYKSYGNKFTKQEVLRGIDLSIEEGEFISIMGASGSGKTTLLNVLSSIDKVSRGSIVINGKELTTQKEKQLAEFRKHHLGFIFQEYNLLDTLTVKENILLPLSITKVSKKEANERFDTIAGDLGIKEIQHKYPNEISGGQKQRTSSARAFIHQPSIIFADEPTGALDSKSASDLLHKLSDLNKKHHATIVMVTHDPAAASYSNRVVFIQDGSVYTQLNKGNQTRNAFLKDIMRTQGVLSGVQYEH; via the coding sequence ATGAGCATCTTACAAGCACAGAAGCTGTACAAAAGCTATGGAAACAAATTTACGAAGCAAGAAGTGTTACGAGGAATTGACCTTTCCATTGAAGAAGGAGAATTTATAAGCATCATGGGCGCATCAGGTTCTGGTAAAACAACGCTGTTAAACGTCCTCTCATCTATTGATAAAGTAAGTAGAGGAAGCATTGTGATTAACGGAAAGGAACTCACAACCCAAAAGGAAAAGCAACTAGCTGAATTTCGAAAGCATCACCTCGGCTTTATCTTCCAAGAGTACAACCTACTCGATACGTTGACCGTGAAAGAGAACATCCTCCTCCCACTGTCTATTACGAAAGTGAGCAAAAAGGAAGCCAACGAACGCTTCGACACCATTGCAGGAGATTTAGGTATTAAAGAAATTCAACACAAATACCCTAACGAAATCTCAGGCGGACAGAAGCAACGAACTTCTTCAGCTAGGGCGTTCATTCATCAGCCAAGCATTATATTTGCAGATGAACCAACCGGAGCTCTTGATTCTAAATCCGCTTCTGATTTACTCCATAAATTAAGCGATTTGAACAAGAAGCATCACGCTACGATTGTAATGGTTACACATGACCCGGCTGCGGCGAGCTATAGCAATCGCGTTGTCTTCATTCAAGACGGGTCAGTCTATACGCAGCTGAATAAAGGGAACCAGACGAGAAATGCCTTCTTGAAGGATATTATGAGAACTCAAGGTGTTTTAAGTGGGGTGCAGTATGAGCATTAA